The proteins below come from a single uncultured Carboxylicivirga sp. genomic window:
- the cysC gene encoding adenylyl-sulfate kinase, with protein sequence MNNIHPTNIYLSRDNKEQYLKQNGKVIWITGLSGSGKSTLAHGLERKLAQRGYLTQVLDGDNIRTGINNNLGFTEEDRKENIRRIAEVNKLFLNCGIITINAFISPTNDVRALAREIIGEDDFIEIFVDASFETCTKRDPKGLYKKALAGEIKNFTGLDAPFDRPENPELVVDTNKLSIEEGVDLAYDYVRAAVRW encoded by the coding sequence ATGAACAACATACACCCAACAAATATCTATCTCAGCAGAGATAATAAAGAACAGTATCTAAAGCAAAATGGTAAGGTAATATGGATTACAGGATTAAGTGGTTCGGGTAAGAGTACCTTAGCGCATGGTTTAGAGCGAAAACTAGCTCAGCGAGGTTACCTGACTCAAGTCTTGGATGGTGATAATATTCGTACGGGTATAAATAACAATTTGGGTTTTACAGAAGAAGACCGAAAAGAGAATATCCGTCGTATTGCAGAGGTGAATAAACTATTTCTTAACTGTGGCATTATTACAATCAATGCATTTATCTCTCCTACCAATGATGTAAGAGCTTTAGCTCGTGAAATAATTGGAGAGGATGACTTTATTGAGATTTTTGTAGATGCTAGTTTCGAAACATGCACAAAACGCGATCCTAAAGGACTCTATAAAAAAGCACTTGCAGGTGAAATTAAGAACTTCACAGGTTTGGACGCTCCTTTCGACAGACCAGAGAACCCGGAATTAGTGGTAGACACAAATAAACTAAGTATTGAAGAAGGTGTTGATCTGGCATATGATTATGTAAGAGCTGCTGTGAGATGGTAA
- a CDS encoding four helix bundle protein — protein MYTYNFEKLEIWQLSRILVRKIYITTTSFPESEKFGLTNQLRRASVSISSNIAEGSGRQSNKDKGRFIEISYSSLLEVLNQLILSNDLGFISDKNLAELRLEINELSNKLNSFHKKLLSQIS, from the coding sequence ATGTATACTTATAATTTTGAAAAATTGGAAATCTGGCAACTTTCTAGAATACTAGTCAGAAAAATTTATATCACTACAACTAGTTTTCCGGAATCAGAAAAATTTGGATTAACAAACCAATTAAGAAGGGCTTCTGTATCCATATCGTCTAATATTGCTGAAGGAAGTGGAAGACAATCAAATAAAGACAAAGGCCGATTTATAGAAATATCATATTCAAGTCTTTTGGAAGTCTTAAATCAATTAATACTTTCTAACGATTTAGGATTTATATCAGATAAAAATCTTGCGGAATTACGACTGGAAATTAATGAATTATCCAATAAGCTTAATTCTTTTCACAAAAAGTTACTTAGCCAAATCAGTTAA
- a CDS encoding NAD-dependent epimerase/dehydratase family protein: MYKILITGAAGFIGFHLSQLLAKNGYNIIGIDSLNEYYDVQLKFDRLKILRDLPNFKFRSVNICEKDTLDELFSEEKFDIVINLAAQAGVRYSIDKPYKYIDSNLIGFINILEACRNNPVKHLIYASSSSVYGNTQEIPFSVSNRTDEPVSLYAATKKANEMMAHSYAALYKIPMTGLRFFTVYGPWGRPDMAYFSFTNKILKDQTIQVFNNGDLERDFTYIDDITAAIEKLIDLPFDKDEEKEKPYRLFNIGNNKPVKLMDFITTLEKHIGKEAPKEFLPMQKGDVYRTYADITDLEERIHFKPHTSIDEGLSKFVSWYKEYYMV; the protein is encoded by the coding sequence ATGTATAAAATACTTATCACCGGTGCAGCAGGTTTTATTGGCTTTCACCTATCTCAACTTTTAGCAAAAAATGGTTACAATATCATTGGTATAGATTCGTTAAACGAATACTATGATGTACAACTAAAGTTTGATCGCTTAAAAATACTAAGAGATCTCCCTAATTTTAAATTCAGAAGTGTAAATATCTGTGAAAAAGACACTTTAGATGAATTATTTTCTGAAGAAAAATTTGACATTGTTATTAACCTGGCAGCTCAGGCAGGAGTTAGATACAGTATTGATAAACCATATAAATACATAGACAGTAATCTAATTGGTTTTATAAACATACTGGAAGCTTGTCGCAATAATCCAGTTAAGCATTTAATTTATGCTTCGTCCAGTTCTGTTTATGGAAACACCCAGGAAATTCCTTTTAGTGTAAGTAATAGAACTGATGAACCCGTTTCGTTATATGCAGCAACTAAAAAAGCCAACGAAATGATGGCTCACAGTTATGCAGCCTTATACAAAATACCGATGACAGGTTTGCGTTTCTTTACCGTGTATGGTCCTTGGGGACGTCCTGACATGGCTTATTTTTCTTTTACAAATAAGATTCTTAAAGATCAAACAATACAAGTTTTTAACAATGGGGATTTGGAACGTGACTTTACGTATATTGATGATATTACAGCCGCCATTGAAAAACTAATAGACTTACCTTTCGATAAAGACGAAGAAAAAGAAAAACCATACCGTTTGTTTAACATTGGAAATAACAAACCCGTTAAACTTATGGATTTCATTACAACTTTGGAAAAACACATTGGTAAAGAAGCTCCCAAAGAATTCTTACCCATGCAAAAAGGTGATGTTTATAGAACTTATGCAGATATTACTGATCTGGAAGAAAGAATTCACTTCAAGCCGCACACATCAATAGATGAGGGCTTAAGTAAGTTTGTTAGCTGGTATAAGGAGTATTATATGGTTTGA
- a CDS encoding DUF3857 domain-containing protein, with protein MKKCIVIFLLILSTQIFAQNKRPEFGHLSPNDLKLKECSFEKEAPAVVIFDYGDSRFLHASDGGFYIQFKRHTRIKIFNEGGYDQAEIIIPLHLSDTRREKATNIKGYTYNWVEGGLQQTPLDISQIYEEKVSEYLYQKKFAMPQVKDSSIIEFTYTIESPFHVHFRDWEFQNDIPTIYSQYTAAMIPFYSYRYRLQGTSKTDLFKSYEKQSSDRSFAGIKFHDMIYEFGLNNVPSFMDESYITSRNDYVIKIDFQLVEITHPTGYKQRFMDTWPKLANDLLEYEDFGKYIKKATKWAEKNASQYAAMPEDERLNAIINMVKSTYKWNYYNGKYAQKDFKEFQKSLTGNIANINLLTLGILKANNIDAEPVIISTRKHGKVTNDFPYSDFFNYVLTVVKINNQYLLIDATDPFCPNQLIPSKCINGIGFIVKKDNEAWVNIETSSPSLEKTTLKYAINPEELTIQGKCEKQSTGYIAMNQRSDFYSSADNFKNKYKEIGINEDDDIVVSNLMDENKPFKFSFNFNQKIDVIEDQIILHPFAHFPIKSNPFKQNKRTLPIDIVNKKAYQYNAIIEIPEGYKIDVLPQNKIYNKSDLQLSFMAQQTDKNKLQIFASYKFNQSTYPASKYEDLKEFMNKVTQILNSKIVLVQDEQLTMK; from the coding sequence ATGAAAAAGTGCATAGTTATTTTCTTACTTATTCTTTCAACACAAATATTTGCTCAAAACAAAAGACCGGAATTTGGACACTTAAGTCCCAATGACCTTAAATTAAAAGAATGCTCTTTTGAAAAAGAGGCTCCAGCCGTTGTCATATTCGATTATGGTGATTCAAGATTTCTTCATGCTTCCGATGGTGGATTTTATATCCAGTTTAAACGTCACACCCGCATCAAAATATTTAACGAAGGTGGTTACGATCAGGCTGAAATAATAATTCCATTGCACCTTTCAGATACCCGAAGAGAAAAAGCAACTAACATTAAAGGGTATACTTATAATTGGGTTGAAGGAGGATTACAACAAACACCATTAGACATATCACAGATATACGAAGAAAAAGTAAGCGAATATCTATATCAAAAAAAGTTTGCAATGCCGCAGGTAAAGGATAGTTCAATCATTGAATTTACCTACACTATTGAATCTCCTTTTCATGTACATTTCCGGGATTGGGAATTTCAGAATGATATACCAACCATATACAGTCAGTATACAGCTGCAATGATTCCATTCTACTCCTACCGTTACCGATTACAAGGAACTTCAAAAACAGATCTTTTCAAAAGCTATGAAAAACAAAGCTCTGATCGTTCTTTTGCTGGAATTAAATTCCACGATATGATCTATGAATTTGGTTTAAATAATGTTCCTTCTTTTATGGATGAAAGCTACATTACCTCACGAAACGATTATGTAATAAAAATTGACTTTCAGCTCGTTGAAATAACTCATCCTACTGGATACAAACAAAGATTTATGGATACATGGCCCAAACTAGCCAACGATCTGTTAGAATATGAAGATTTTGGTAAGTACATCAAAAAAGCCACAAAATGGGCAGAAAAGAATGCAAGTCAATATGCAGCTATGCCAGAAGATGAACGGCTTAATGCCATTATTAATATGGTTAAAAGCACCTATAAATGGAACTATTACAATGGTAAGTACGCTCAAAAGGACTTTAAAGAATTTCAGAAAAGCTTAACAGGTAACATAGCTAACATTAACCTATTAACACTTGGAATTTTAAAAGCAAATAATATTGATGCAGAACCCGTCATCATAAGTACTCGTAAGCATGGCAAAGTAACCAACGATTTCCCCTATTCCGACTTTTTCAACTACGTTTTAACTGTTGTTAAGATAAACAATCAATACCTTTTGATTGATGCAACAGATCCTTTCTGTCCCAATCAACTCATTCCCAGCAAATGTATCAATGGTATCGGATTTATAGTTAAAAAAGATAACGAAGCTTGGGTAAATATCGAAACTTCAAGTCCTTCATTGGAAAAAACAACATTAAAATACGCCATTAATCCTGAAGAACTTACTATCCAGGGAAAATGTGAAAAACAGTCAACCGGATATATTGCAATGAATCAAAGAAGTGACTTTTATTCTAGTGCTGACAACTTTAAAAATAAATACAAAGAAATTGGCATTAATGAAGATGATGATATTGTTGTTAGTAATTTAATGGATGAAAACAAACCCTTTAAATTTAGCTTTAATTTTAATCAGAAGATTGATGTAATTGAAGATCAAATCATACTACACCCTTTTGCTCATTTCCCAATAAAATCAAATCCTTTCAAACAAAACAAAAGAACACTACCAATCGATATTGTCAATAAAAAAGCATATCAATACAATGCTATTATAGAAATTCCTGAAGGCTATAAAATTGATGTTCTTCCACAGAATAAAATCTATAATAAAAGTGACTTACAACTTAGCTTTATGGCGCAACAAACTGACAAAAATAAACTACAAATATTTGCATCCTATAAATTCAATCAATCAACTTATCCAGCTTCTAAATATGAGGATTTAAAAGAATTCATGAATAAAGTAACACAAATACTGAATTCTAAAATTGTATTAGTACAGGATGAACAACTGACAATGAAATAG
- a CDS encoding transglutaminase domain-containing protein → MPKFIAALFVFFSSTFLCYAQLQHAVVKKYNTHIYFNGNKLIQHTDIEIQINTTKGTNYAEVEIYSKNQLKDLNASIEDLNGNIIKRLKKKDLKHTSASSYSTFHSDGQYTSFSLIYNQYPHLFKYSYSTELTNYIHLINWLPCNKFNCPIEEATLSATLPNNYLYRTIEKGIDTTFAKTDPINELTTYIWKVNHPSKPESEKYAPSGYTWTPRVEIIPTAFNYGIKGTTDSWSTFGNWLYKLNLNMNELTQEEKATVHQLTDTITNKHDKIKVLYHYLQDNTRYINVSLDLGGLQTYPAEYVCINKYGDCKALSNYMQALLNEAGIPSYYTVIYAGLKPFKVLEEYPSQQFNHVILVVPQDRDTIWLECTSSIAPFNYLGTHTQGRKALIVNSNSKLIDTPALSADDCHNIYSTLVKINSGQNSLISTKSIQRGYNFEYFRSFGKNIPKDKQSTLLNRINFMSRLTFKEINNEIIHRDSSYLLLNFKAETPYLTEEIGDRTIIHPLNQFSFKLEKPQKRIQPIAIYKPIAQTDTIIYHFNKKIKDIKGCRNLQFDSSFGIYKKTVEQNDSTLKVIRTIIINRGTYPVTDYNSFYDFIQDINQTENQKILISYK, encoded by the coding sequence ATGCCAAAATTCATTGCCGCATTATTTGTATTTTTTTCCTCAACCTTTCTTTGCTATGCTCAATTGCAACATGCAGTTGTGAAAAAATATAATACTCACATCTATTTCAATGGCAATAAGTTAATTCAACATACCGATATAGAGATTCAAATCAATACAACAAAGGGAACTAACTATGCCGAAGTGGAAATTTATTCAAAAAATCAGTTGAAAGACCTAAATGCAAGCATCGAAGATTTAAATGGTAACATTATCAAAAGACTAAAGAAAAAAGACTTAAAACATACATCTGCATCATCTTACAGTACCTTTCATTCCGATGGTCAATACACATCATTTTCGTTAATTTACAATCAATATCCTCATTTATTCAAATACTCTTACTCAACCGAATTAACCAATTACATACATTTAATCAACTGGTTACCTTGTAATAAATTTAATTGTCCCATTGAAGAAGCCACTCTTAGTGCCACACTACCGAACAATTACCTATACAGAACAATTGAAAAAGGTATTGATACTACATTCGCAAAAACTGATCCAATAAATGAATTAACTACATATATTTGGAAGGTTAATCATCCGTCTAAACCAGAAAGTGAAAAATATGCACCTTCAGGTTACACCTGGACACCACGAGTTGAGATAATACCTACAGCTTTTAACTACGGAATTAAAGGTACAACTGATAGCTGGAGTACTTTTGGAAACTGGTTATATAAACTAAATCTAAACATGAATGAACTTACTCAAGAAGAAAAGGCCACGGTTCATCAGTTAACAGACACAATAACAAATAAACATGACAAAATAAAGGTACTTTATCATTATCTCCAGGACAATACAAGATATATAAATGTATCATTAGATTTAGGCGGATTACAAACATATCCAGCCGAATACGTATGTATAAATAAATATGGAGATTGCAAAGCCTTAAGTAATTATATGCAAGCCTTACTGAATGAAGCAGGTATACCATCGTATTATACTGTTATTTATGCAGGCTTAAAACCCTTCAAGGTATTAGAAGAATACCCATCACAACAATTTAATCATGTAATCCTAGTAGTTCCTCAAGATCGTGATACTATCTGGCTCGAATGCACAAGTTCAATTGCTCCTTTCAATTACTTAGGCACACACACCCAAGGAAGAAAGGCTCTTATTGTTAATAGCAATAGTAAATTGATAGATACTCCTGCTCTTTCTGCTGATGATTGCCATAATATTTATTCAACATTAGTTAAAATAAACTCAGGGCAGAATTCATTAATAAGTACAAAATCAATACAAAGAGGATATAATTTCGAATATTTCAGAAGTTTTGGAAAGAATATACCTAAAGATAAACAAAGTACTTTACTTAATAGAATTAACTTCATGTCGAGACTTACTTTCAAAGAAATAAACAATGAAATAATTCATCGTGATTCCAGCTACTTACTTCTTAACTTTAAGGCTGAAACTCCATATCTTACTGAAGAAATAGGTGATAGAACTATTATACACCCATTAAATCAATTTTCTTTTAAGTTAGAAAAACCACAAAAACGCATACAACCAATTGCTATTTATAAACCTATTGCACAAACAGATACCATTATTTACCACTTTAATAAAAAAATTAAGGATATCAAAGGTTGTCGCAATCTTCAATTTGATTCATCATTTGGCATCTACAAAAAAACTGTTGAGCAAAACGATTCAACTTTAAAAGTAATTCGCACCATAATCATCAACAGAGGTACATACCCCGTTACTGATTACAACAGTTTTTATGACTTTATTCAGGACATTAATCAAACAGAAAATCAAAAAATACTTATCTCCTATAAATAA
- a CDS encoding DUF4382 domain-containing protein, whose translation MENKKGKKTMKKLLILMMAVGLFACSESTKDAKLKFFLTDAPADYDEVLIDIQDVKINVSPEDDERGWRSLNDVNAGIYNLLDFTNGLDTLLGEHVMPAGKISQIRLVLGDENKVKIGDEYFDLDTPSAQSSGLKLNVHAVLEEGITYRMWLDFDAGRSIVEKGNGGYALKPVIRTFTEATSGAIKGNVTPVEAKPYVMAITASQDTFGTKADTISGEFLIRGLDEGTYTVVLQPKDDYKEIIKPDVEVDLGVVTDLKTISFE comes from the coding sequence ATGGAAAACAAAAAAGGAAAGAAAACAATGAAAAAATTATTGATTTTAATGATGGCTGTTGGGTTATTTGCTTGCAGCGAATCAACAAAAGATGCTAAGCTAAAATTCTTCTTAACAGATGCTCCTGCTGATTACGACGAGGTTTTAATCGATATTCAGGATGTTAAAATTAATGTATCACCTGAAGATGATGAGAGAGGATGGCGATCGTTGAATGATGTAAATGCAGGTATTTACAATTTGTTAGATTTTACTAACGGATTAGATACTCTTTTAGGTGAACATGTTATGCCTGCAGGTAAGATTTCTCAAATCAGATTAGTGCTTGGTGATGAAAATAAAGTAAAAATTGGAGATGAGTACTTCGATTTAGATACTCCTTCAGCTCAGTCATCAGGTTTGAAGCTAAATGTGCATGCTGTTTTGGAAGAAGGAATCACTTACCGTATGTGGTTAGATTTTGATGCAGGTCGTTCAATTGTGGAAAAAGGAAATGGTGGATATGCTCTTAAACCTGTTATCCGTACTTTTACAGAAGCTACAAGTGGAGCCATTAAAGGGAATGTAACACCAGTAGAAGCAAAGCCTTATGTTATGGCAATTACAGCATCGCAAGATACATTTGGTACAAAAGCAGATACAATTAGTGGTGAGTTTTTGATAAGAGGATTGGATGAAGGAACTTATACGGTTGTGTTGCAACCTAAAGATGATTATAAAGAAATAATAAAACCAGATGTTGAGGTGGATTTAGGTGTGGTAACAGATTTAAAAACAATTTCTTTTGAATAA
- a CDS encoding head GIN domain-containing protein, with product MKTKSILLASTLLLLAIFSTKAQEKEQRTVSSFSKIEVSSGINLYITQGDELNLTVESVKGEIHKIITEVSNNTLKIYNKRNYNWGFNHTPKVYLTVTQLQEITASGGSDVYCQNTINAERLKITTSGGADAYIDANTNEINIKSSGGSDIKIKGKTDKLIATASGGADINAHGLKAQIVDVNASGGADVSVWAEKELTAKASGAGDINYYGNPSIKNISESVAGDVNQR from the coding sequence ATGAAGACCAAGTCAATCTTATTAGCCTCCACCCTGCTTTTGTTAGCAATCTTTTCAACCAAAGCCCAGGAAAAAGAGCAACGCACAGTTTCAAGTTTCTCTAAAATAGAAGTAAGTTCAGGCATTAATCTTTATATCACTCAAGGTGATGAATTAAACCTAACAGTAGAAAGCGTAAAAGGAGAAATTCATAAAATCATTACCGAAGTTAGCAACAATACTCTAAAAATATACAACAAGCGGAATTATAATTGGGGCTTCAACCACACTCCTAAAGTTTATTTAACCGTAACGCAACTGCAAGAAATTACTGCCAGTGGAGGTTCTGATGTGTACTGTCAAAACACCATCAATGCTGAAAGATTAAAAATTACAACCTCAGGTGGAGCCGATGCATATATTGATGCAAACACAAATGAAATTAATATAAAATCTTCAGGAGGTTCTGATATTAAGATAAAAGGTAAAACCGATAAACTAATAGCTACAGCCAGTGGCGGTGCTGATATCAATGCTCACGGATTAAAAGCTCAAATTGTTGATGTTAACGCATCGGGTGGAGCGGATGTTAGTGTTTGGGCCGAAAAAGAATTAACTGCTAAAGCATCTGGTGCCGGTGACATTAATTATTATGGCAACCCTTCCATTAAAAATATTTCCGAATCAGTAGCAGGTGATGTAAACCAACGATAA
- a CDS encoding sodium:alanine symporter family protein translates to MKTFEQTIVDFSDFLWGTPLLILLIGGGFFFTLYSKLIPFRHIGHAIDILRGKYDDPNEAGQINHFQALSTALAATVGMGNISGVAVAISQGGPGAIFWMWVSAIFGISTKYFTNTLAVMFRGKDDRGEIQGGPMYIITEGLGQKWKPMAVFFAVTAMFAVFPVFQSNQLTQVFRDVVLQPNGIETGHFSDLMTGLVIAFFMSIVIFGGIKRIGNVTSRMVPLMVIIYIGVVLYIIFSHPDRLWQAISMIFTDAFTADAMLGGALGTIIITGVKRAAFSNEAGIGTAPLAHGAAKTNEPVREGLVAMLGPIVDTLIVCTMTALAILVTDVWQTSDVNGITLTAMAFDKAIPTYGPYLLIMCVIFFALSTLITFPYYGNKCSAYLFGSKSKNIYNAFSVVSAVIAAVVSIDIVVAFIDSAYALMAFPNMIAALILAPHVKRATVKYFSQIKSIQ, encoded by the coding sequence ATGAAAACTTTTGAACAAACCATCGTTGATTTTAGTGATTTTCTTTGGGGTACGCCTCTTTTAATTTTATTGATTGGAGGTGGCTTCTTCTTCACCCTATACAGTAAATTAATTCCATTCCGTCATATTGGTCATGCCATTGATATCTTAAGAGGTAAATATGATGACCCGAACGAAGCTGGCCAAATCAACCACTTTCAGGCCTTGTCAACAGCTTTAGCTGCAACGGTAGGAATGGGCAATATAAGTGGAGTGGCCGTTGCCATTTCGCAAGGTGGTCCGGGAGCTATATTCTGGATGTGGGTTAGCGCCATATTTGGCATCTCAACAAAATACTTTACCAATACATTAGCAGTAATGTTTCGTGGCAAAGACGATAGAGGAGAAATTCAGGGAGGTCCCATGTACATCATCACAGAAGGATTAGGACAAAAGTGGAAACCTATGGCTGTATTTTTCGCTGTAACAGCAATGTTCGCCGTATTTCCAGTATTCCAGAGCAATCAGTTAACACAGGTTTTTCGTGATGTTGTTCTTCAGCCCAACGGAATCGAAACAGGACATTTTTCGGACTTAATGACTGGTTTAGTGATAGCTTTCTTTATGTCTATTGTAATTTTTGGAGGGATAAAACGTATTGGAAATGTCACTTCTCGGATGGTTCCATTAATGGTTATTATATATATAGGTGTAGTTCTATACATCATCTTCTCACACCCCGACAGGTTATGGCAAGCCATTTCTATGATTTTTACTGATGCTTTTACTGCCGATGCAATGCTTGGAGGAGCTTTGGGAACCATTATAATTACAGGTGTTAAAAGGGCCGCCTTTTCAAATGAAGCAGGAATTGGAACAGCACCTTTGGCTCACGGAGCTGCTAAAACCAACGAACCAGTGCGTGAAGGATTGGTTGCTATGCTTGGTCCAATAGTTGATACTTTAATTGTTTGTACCATGACAGCACTTGCTATATTAGTTACAGACGTATGGCAAACCTCCGATGTTAATGGCATTACACTAACAGCAATGGCCTTCGACAAAGCAATTCCAACCTACGGCCCCTATCTTTTAATTATGTGCGTCATTTTCTTCGCTTTATCAACATTAATTACATTTCCATATTATGGCAATAAATGCTCCGCATACCTTTTTGGATCAAAATCAAAAAATATTTACAATGCATTTAGTGTTGTAAGTGCCGTTATTGCAGCTGTTGTTTCCATTGATATTGTTGTTGCGTTTATCGATTCAGCTTATGCACTAATGGCTTTCCCAAATATGATTGCAGCACTTATTTTAGCACCACATGTAAAAAGAGCTACGGTTAAATACTTTTCTCAAATTAAATCAATACAATAA
- a CDS encoding fumarate hydratase encodes MGDFKYQKPFPIQKDTTPYRLLTKDYVSTVEVDGRKILKVDPKGLELLSKEAFSDVSFYLRPTHLQKLADILQDEEASDNDRFVAHTMLMNQVVTSEGELPTCQDTGTAIVVAKKGEDVYTGSNDAEHLSRGVYETYRDRNLRFSQVVPYTMFEEKNTGTNLPAQIDIYAEQGNKYEFLFLTKGGGSGNKTFLYQETKALLTEESLTKFIKNKIKDLGTSACPPYHLAIVIGGTSAEATLAAVKKASTGYFDHLPTEGNDGGQAFRDLEWEAKVQKICQESTIGAQFGGKYFVHDVKVIRMPRHAASCPVGMGVSCSADRNIKAKIIEDGIFLEELEKNPSRFVPKEAPHMAPAVDIDLDQPMEDVLKELTKYPIKTRLNLSGTLIVARDIAHARIKQMLDEGKPMPEYMKKHPVYYAGPAKTPKGMASGSFGPTTAGRMDPYVDLFQKNGGSMIMVAKGNRYKSVTDACKENGGFYLGSIGGPAAILAKNSIKSVEVVDFEELGMEAVRKIRVENFPAFIIVDDKGNDFFAAL; translated from the coding sequence ATGGGTGATTTTAAATACCAAAAACCATTTCCTATTCAAAAGGATACTACGCCCTATCGATTGTTGACAAAAGACTATGTATCAACAGTTGAAGTTGACGGACGTAAAATATTGAAAGTTGATCCAAAAGGTTTGGAACTACTTTCGAAAGAAGCATTTTCTGATGTTTCATTCTATCTTCGTCCTACTCACCTACAAAAATTAGCTGATATATTGCAGGACGAAGAAGCGTCGGATAACGATCGTTTCGTTGCTCACACTATGTTGATGAACCAAGTGGTAACATCTGAAGGTGAACTTCCAACATGCCAAGATACAGGTACTGCCATTGTTGTTGCCAAAAAAGGTGAAGACGTATATACTGGATCTAACGATGCAGAGCATTTGTCAAGAGGTGTATATGAAACGTATCGCGATCGCAATTTGAGATTTTCGCAAGTAGTGCCTTACACAATGTTTGAAGAAAAAAACACAGGTACTAACTTACCAGCTCAAATTGATATTTATGCTGAGCAAGGAAATAAGTATGAGTTTTTATTCCTGACAAAAGGTGGTGGTTCTGGTAATAAAACTTTCTTATATCAAGAGACAAAAGCTTTACTAACTGAAGAAAGTCTTACTAAATTTATTAAGAATAAAATTAAGGATTTAGGAACTTCAGCATGTCCTCCATACCACTTGGCAATTGTAATTGGTGGTACATCTGCTGAAGCGACATTAGCTGCAGTTAAAAAAGCTTCAACCGGATATTTCGATCATCTTCCAACAGAAGGGAATGACGGAGGTCAGGCTTTCCGCGATTTAGAATGGGAAGCTAAAGTGCAAAAGATTTGTCAGGAGAGTACAATTGGTGCTCAGTTTGGTGGTAAATATTTTGTGCACGATGTGAAGGTTATTCGTATGCCACGTCACGCAGCATCTTGTCCGGTAGGTATGGGGGTAAGCTGTAGTGCAGACCGTAACATTAAAGCAAAGATTATAGAAGATGGTATCTTTTTAGAAGAATTAGAGAAAAACCCTTCTCGCTTTGTTCCTAAAGAAGCTCCACATATGGCTCCTGCGGTTGATATCGATTTGGATCAGCCAATGGAAGATGTATTGAAGGAGTTAACTAAATATCCTATCAAAACTCGTTTGAACTTATCAGGAACTTTAATTGTGGCTCGCGATATTGCACATGCCCGCATTAAGCAAATGTTGGATGAAGGTAAACCTATGCCTGAGTACATGAAAAAGCATCCTGTGTATTATGCCGGTCCTGCAAAAACTCCTAAGGGAATGGCATCGGGTAGTTTTGGTCCGACAACTGCCGGTCGTATGGATCCATATGTTGATTTGTTCCAAAAGAATGGAGGTTCAATGATTATGGTTGCTAAAGGAAACCGTTACAAGTCGGTTACTGATGCTTGTAAAGAAAATGGTGGGTTTTATTTAGGCTCAATTGGAGGACCTGCAGCTATTTTAGCTAAGAATTCAATTAAATCCGTTGAGGTCGTTGATTTTGAGGAGCTAGGAATGGAAGCGGTTCGTAAAATTCGTGTTGAAAATTTCCCTGCCTTTATCATTGTTGATGATAAAGGGAATGATTTTTTTGCCGCTTTATAA
- a CDS encoding outer membrane beta-barrel protein, protein MIKKFLALTVALTLFISIKAQDESMGVRIGYQNSIMKVDGNKIGSSGKSFYVNAYKDTKLMPFLYFQSGLQYTQATSEIESYDYKINYLGVPVAMKIKVGPVYGLGGAAFNVKLNEKNNPFDNSSSWYDANAFVGAGVKILFMTIDGRYMWGLKNVNNGIHNNSFQVGLGLRF, encoded by the coding sequence ATGATTAAAAAATTTCTTGCCTTAACCGTAGCGTTGACATTGTTTATTTCCATAAAAGCTCAAGACGAAAGTATGGGAGTACGAATTGGTTATCAAAATTCAATAATGAAAGTTGATGGCAATAAAATAGGAAGTTCTGGAAAATCATTTTATGTAAATGCATATAAGGATACCAAACTTATGCCTTTCTTATATTTTCAATCGGGCTTACAATATACCCAAGCAACTTCTGAAATAGAATCGTACGATTACAAGATCAATTATTTGGGGGTACCTGTTGCTATGAAAATTAAAGTTGGTCCTGTTTATGGATTAGGAGGAGCTGCATTTAACGTTAAACTAAATGAAAAGAATAATCCTTTCGACAATTCTTCATCGTGGTACGATGCCAATGCATTTGTTGGAGCGGGTGTTAAAATCCTATTCATGACTATTGATGGAAGATACATGTGGGGTTTGAAGAATGTGAACAACGGAATTCATAATAATAGCTTTCAAGTTGGTTTAGGACTACGTTTCTAA